From Acipenser ruthenus chromosome 2, fAciRut3.2 maternal haplotype, whole genome shotgun sequence, a single genomic window includes:
- the LOC117409289 gene encoding ubiquitin-conjugating enzyme E2 D2 isoform X2 produces the protein MALKRIHKELNDLARDPPAQCSAGPVGDDMFHWQATIMGPNDSPYQGGVFFLTIHFPTDYPFKPPKVAFTTRIYHPNINSNGSICLDILRSQWSPALTISKVLLSICSLLCDPNPDDPLVPEIARIYKTDREKYNRIAREWTQKYAM, from the exons GAGCTGAATGACTTGGCACGGGATCCACCAGCACAGTGTTCTGCGGGTCCAGTTGGAGATGACA tgtttcactGGCAAGCCACAATCATGGGACCT AATGACAGTCCATATCAAGGTGGTGTATTCTTCTTGACAATTCATTTTCCCACAGACTACCCTTTCAAACCTCCTAAG GTTGCATTTACAACAAGAATTTATCACCCAAATATTAACAGTAATGGCAGCATCTGCCTCGATATTCTAAGATCACAGTGGTCTCCTGCATTAACTATTTCTAAAG TTCTTTTGTCCATTTGTTCACTGTTATGTGATCCTAACCCAGATGATCCACTAGTGCCAGAGATTGCACGCATCTACAAAACAGATAGGGAAAA GTACAACAGAATAGCCCGGGAATGGACTCAGAAGTATGCAATGTGA
- the LOC117409289 gene encoding ubiquitin-conjugating enzyme E2 D2 isoform X1, producing MALKRIHKELNDLARDPPAQCSAGPVGDDMFHWQATIMGPNDSPYQGGVFFLTIHFPTDYPFKPPKVAFTTRIYHPNINSNGSICLDILRSQWSPALTISKVLLSICSLLCDPNPDDPLVPEIARIYKTDREKYNRLAREWTEKYAML from the exons GAGCTGAATGACTTGGCACGGGATCCACCAGCACAGTGTTCTGCGGGTCCAGTTGGAGATGACA tgtttcactGGCAAGCCACAATCATGGGACCT AATGACAGTCCATATCAAGGTGGTGTATTCTTCTTGACAATTCATTTTCCCACAGACTACCCTTTCAAACCTCCTAAG GTTGCATTTACAACAAGAATTTATCACCCAAATATTAACAGTAATGGCAGCATCTGCCTCGATATTCTAAGATCACAGTGGTCTCCTGCATTAACTATTTCTAAAG TTCTTTTGTCCATTTGTTCACTGTTATGTGATCCTAACCCAGATGATCCACTAGTGCCAGAGATTGCACGCATCTACAAAACAGATAGGGAAAA GTATAATAGGCTAGCAAGAGAGTGGACAGAAAAATATGCAATGCTTTAG